From a single Muntiacus reevesi chromosome 14, mMunRee1.1, whole genome shotgun sequence genomic region:
- the LOC136146610 gene encoding small EDRK-rich factor 1: protein MARGNQRELARQKNMKKSQEISKGKRKEDSLTTSQRKQRDSEIMQQKQKAANEKKSMQTREK, encoded by the exons ATGGCCC GTGGAAATCAACGAGAACTTGCCCGCcagaaaaacatgaagaaatcCCAGGAAATTagtaaggggaaaagaaaagaggataGCCTGACTACCTCTCAGAGGAAGCAGCG GGACTCTGAGATCATGCAACAAAAGCAGAAGGCAGCCAATGAAAAGAAGTCTAtgcaaacaagagaaaaataa